One window of Burkholderia vietnamiensis LMG 10929 genomic DNA carries:
- a CDS encoding response regulator transcription factor, giving the protein MNYFSIRVAITDDHPSVLIGLQNILKNAGQIDLIGACQSPVDLIEMLQRTPCDVVICEYTMYTDKYCGGPWLFEYLQREYPNVGIVVLTTLKNAAVIHTLLSRKNLSVVSKADAIGHVITAIHAAFAGGTYNSPTIRSIAESIYTSRLNTIADLSPKEAEVMSLFVAGNTVTEISFLLKRSKQTVSSHKRSAMRKLGVSNDIEFISFILNGLATHNPNEQLNFRSAGDVEVNAP; this is encoded by the coding sequence GATCGGATTACAAAATATTCTCAAAAACGCTGGTCAGATAGATCTCATCGGCGCCTGCCAAAGTCCGGTCGATCTGATTGAAATGCTGCAGCGCACGCCGTGCGACGTTGTAATCTGCGAGTACACAATGTACACGGACAAATACTGTGGCGGACCCTGGCTCTTCGAATATCTCCAACGAGAATATCCGAACGTTGGTATTGTCGTTCTCACGACATTAAAGAATGCAGCCGTGATACACACTCTTCTGTCCCGGAAAAATCTTTCTGTGGTCAGTAAGGCCGACGCAATCGGCCATGTCATCACTGCAATTCATGCGGCCTTTGCGGGTGGGACATATAATTCGCCGACCATCAGATCGATTGCCGAGAGTATTTATACGAGCCGGCTCAATACGATTGCCGACCTGTCTCCAAAAGAAGCTGAGGTAATGAGCCTATTCGTGGCGGGCAATACCGTCACTGAAATTTCTTTCCTCCTGAAGCGCAGTAAGCAGACAGTCAGCTCGCACAAGCGAAGCGCGATGCGCAAGCTCGGGGTGTCAAACGATATAGAGTTCATTTCGTTCATATTGAATGGATTGGCTACGCATAATCCGAATGAGCAGCTGAATTTTCGAAGCGCGGGCGATGTGGAAGTGAATGCGCCTTGA
- a CDS encoding EAL domain-containing protein, which translates to MIQCVKALMQRRLAQDMRRHADSDLGLAGTVLAAIAQDRVMLWAQPIVSVRDDAAVLYHECLVRIVDADGLPIVYPSEFIPSLERLELMRFVDRYIVSMAIDLMDSNVDLRLGINISAQSANNFQWWESIFLILENRPDIACRLVVEITETTQLSSVSGRMFVERLRLSGCAIAVDDFGDGFSLENSTHIAQLDIVKIAGRMLPADCGDQTQCNRFKKLVARARCHAKQVVVEGIEGIAGLRTAVLSGAQWVQGYHIGRPVRLGKSEFSTVGSIEKSLQQFERIADALMDWKDEEKTRDDARLAYAFGLSSVLYGRHSAIATGLGNGLNDVIRMNFVNLNKSDQFLQCFVKLGLVNGQTLVDSFGSGTSS; encoded by the coding sequence ATGATCCAATGCGTAAAGGCGCTCATGCAACGTCGATTAGCCCAAGATATGCGGCGTCATGCGGATTCTGACCTTGGGCTCGCAGGCACGGTGTTGGCGGCGATCGCTCAAGACAGGGTGATGCTTTGGGCTCAGCCGATTGTGAGCGTGCGGGACGATGCAGCGGTGCTATATCACGAATGCTTGGTGAGAATCGTCGACGCGGACGGACTTCCGATCGTATATCCGTCAGAGTTCATACCCAGTCTGGAGCGGCTTGAATTGATGCGATTCGTTGATCGATATATCGTCAGCATGGCGATCGATTTAATGGATTCCAATGTCGATCTACGCTTAGGCATCAATATTTCTGCGCAAAGTGCAAATAATTTCCAGTGGTGGGAATCAATCTTCCTGATACTTGAAAATAGGCCAGATATTGCTTGTCGTCTGGTCGTTGAGATCACCGAAACCACGCAACTGTCGTCAGTGTCAGGGCGTATGTTCGTCGAACGCCTGCGTCTTAGCGGATGTGCCATTGCTGTGGACGATTTTGGCGATGGATTTAGTTTGGAGAATAGCACGCACATCGCACAACTCGACATCGTCAAGATCGCCGGTCGAATGTTACCGGCCGATTGCGGTGACCAGACGCAATGCAATCGGTTCAAGAAGTTGGTGGCCCGCGCCCGATGCCATGCAAAGCAGGTGGTGGTAGAGGGCATAGAAGGCATTGCCGGGCTGCGCACGGCCGTGTTGTCTGGGGCGCAATGGGTACAGGGTTATCACATCGGTAGGCCGGTACGATTGGGGAAGTCGGAATTCTCAACCGTCGGATCGATAGAGAAATCGCTGCAGCAGTTCGAGCGTATTGCGGATGCATTGATGGACTGGAAAGACGAAGAGAAGACGCGTGACGATGCGAGGCTCGCCTATGCGTTCGGGCTGTCAAGCGTATTGTATGGGCGGCATTCTGCAATCGCCACGGGCTTGGGCAATGGCTTGAACGACGTGATTCGAATGAATTTTGTTAATTTGAATAAATCTGACCAGTTCCTACAGTGCTTTGTGAAGCTTGGGTTGGTCAATGGACAGACATTGGTCGATTCATTCGGATCGGGAACTTCTTCGTGA